GTTTGGTGAGTTCCGTTTCCGATTCTGTTTTTCTGCGATGGAGCCGTTCCTCCAAGATAGCGAAGGATGGGGGTATGATGAAGATAAACAGACTACGCGCTGGGGACAGGTCTTGCGATTGGATCTGCAAGGCACCCTTTACTTCGATTTCTAAAATAGCGTCTTTTTCTCCTTCGCGGGCAGCGACTATTTCAGATTTGAGCGTACCGTAGAAGTTACCACCATATTCCGCCCATTCTAAGAAACTTCCTTGCTGAATATGGTTTTCAAATTCTGCTTTTGACAGAAAGTGGTAATCAACCCCATCTACTTCGCTCCGACGCGGTTTACGCGTCGTTGCAGAGATAGAGAACCGCAAAGTTTCATCCGATTTGCAAAGGGCATCAATGACGGTGCTTTTCCCTGAGCCGGATGGCCCAGAAATGACGATGACAAGATTCGGTTTATAAAGAGGTGTATTCGCCATTGGAACATCGCACCCACAACGTTAATCCGCTGCTTCGGCTGCTTCAGCGAGTTCTACAAGAACAGGGGATTCAATGCGGATGGCATCCTTGATGCAGACTTCTTCGCATAACTTGCAACCGACACATTCTTTCGGTTTAACAAGTTCGCAGATACCGAAGAAACTTTCGGCGTGTTCGCCGGTGTCCGGATCCTTAAGTTCGAGACACTCCCAAGGGCAGATATGGACGCAGAAATCGCATCCAGAGCAGAGTTCTTCGTAGATAACGGCAATAGGACGGTGTGTCGGGCGGCGGATGAATTTACACACCTCGCCAAACTGATCGCGAATTGCTTCGACGGGACAGACCATCCCGCATGCAGTGCAATCGATGCATACGTCTGGGGCGATGATGTGCAGCATGTTCCTGTCCCCTGTAATCGCATCAACGGGACAATTCGTCAAACACGCCATACACCCAATACATTCGTCGGTGATATAGTATGCCATAGGTCCTTTTCCTGTTTTTTCAGTCCGATAGAACTTGTCTATTTCCTTAACACATATATTTTACCACAGTCATAATATATTGTCAAATCAATTTTATTTCAAGCCAGAACTATTCAGGATTTGCAAAATTAGCGTATGAACAGGATTATAGGGGCTACGAGCTTAATACTCGGAATCCTTTGAGTGCTGACAGTCGATTGCTGACGGCTGATAGCCAATGAAAAACTATCCCGTTGACATTTTCGGAGGTTGTCGGCTATAATAGCAACATAGAAATATTAGGGTGTTGCTTTCAAACCCATATTAAAAAAATAAAAGGACGTAGAATTCTAATGGATTTAGGACTAAAGGATAAAATAGTCGTTGTGACAGGCGCGAGCCGCGGTATCGGACGCGCCATCGCACACGGATTCGCTGAAGAAGGCGCGCGACTTAGCATCTGCGGCAGAACCGAAGATACACTCCAAGGCGTAACAGACGAACTCACGACAAAAGGCGCGGCGGTTTTCGCCAAGCTCGCAGATGTTACGGACACCGAACAAGTTGAAGCATTTATAGCGGAAACAGTCGAAACCTACGGCAGAATTGATGTTGTTGTAAACAATGTCGGGGGCAGCCGATGGACCCCTCTCGAAGAGATTTCGGATACCGAGTGGCACGAAATCCTTGATCTGAATTTAGTTTCTGCGGCGCGCGTTAACCGGCTCGCGATCCCTGAAATGAAAAAACAGGGTGGCGGTGTGATTCTGATGATAACGTCTATCTACGGCAGGGAAGGCGGTGGACACATTACATATAACGCCGCGAAAGCCGCCGAAATCAGTATGACAAAATCTTTAGCGAAGGAACTCGCGCCGGACAGTATCCGCGTAAATAGCGTCGCTCCCGGTTCAATCCTGTTCCCCGGTGGCGGTTGGGCGCGTCGGATAGCAGCAGATCCAGAGGCGATGGAAGCCTTTGTGAAAAGCGATATGCCCCTCGGCAGATTCGGGAAACCGGAGGAAATCGCGAACGTTGTCGTTTTTCTCGCATCCGAACGCGCAAGCCTTGTAACGGGTGCTTGTGTGAACGTTGATGGATGCCAGACCCATTCAAATATTTGACGCGTTGACTGTATTGTAGGTGCGAAATCGTTCAATCCGAAGAGTTGACTAATACATGTTTGTAGTGGATGTGTAGAGTATCTTTCTGTTATTCGGATTTCGCTGGACGGAAATTTTTCCCTTGTTTATAAAG
This sequence is a window from Candidatus Poribacteria bacterium. Protein-coding genes within it:
- the gmk gene encoding guanylate kinase, producing the protein MANTPLYKPNLVIVISGPSGSGKSTVIDALCKSDETLRFSISATTRKPRRSEVDGVDYHFLSKAEFENHIQQGSFLEWAEYGGNFYGTLKSEIVAAREGEKDAILEIEVKGALQIQSQDLSPARSLFIFIIPPSFAILEERLHRRKTESETELTKRLAIAKSEILEIEHFDYWVSNPENALQHAVQQIQAIIAAERSRIDTQLIETINPLLGVDKSD
- a CDS encoding 4Fe-4S binding protein, which produces MAYYITDECIGCMACLTNCPVDAITGDRNMLHIIAPDVCIDCTACGMVCPVEAIRDQFGEVCKFIRRPTHRPIAVIYEELCSGCDFCVHICPWECLELKDPDTGEHAESFFGICELVKPKECVGCKLCEEVCIKDAIRIESPVLVELAEAAEAAD
- a CDS encoding SDR family NAD(P)-dependent oxidoreductase; translated protein: MDLGLKDKIVVVTGASRGIGRAIAHGFAEEGARLSICGRTEDTLQGVTDELTTKGAAVFAKLADVTDTEQVEAFIAETVETYGRIDVVVNNVGGSRWTPLEEISDTEWHEILDLNLVSAARVNRLAIPEMKKQGGGVILMITSIYGREGGGHITYNAAKAAEISMTKSLAKELAPDSIRVNSVAPGSILFPGGGWARRIAADPEAMEAFVKSDMPLGRFGKPEEIANVVVFLASERASLVTGACVNVDGCQTHSNI